One Chloroflexota bacterium DNA window includes the following coding sequences:
- the typA gene encoding translational GTPase TypA, translated as MTTDASLATPSATSAATLTRPDLRNLAIVAHVDHGKTTLVDALLRQTGAFRANQAVVDRVLDSGDLEREKGITILAKQTTIDHGGIHLNIVDTPGHADFGGEVERSLLMVDAVLLLVDAAEGPLPQTRYVLSKAMARHLPVIVCINKIDRSDARPAEVLDAIYELFMDLGATDAQIEFAVVYTNAKLGTATRDLAQLGTDLLPLLDLLVEVTPPPSYVPDVPLQLLVTNLAANDYVGRMAVGRIWSGTVKPGQRVTIVREEPEAADGSVEPGRTVTLNGTVTSLTTARGIERVDIEEAGPGDIVALAGIPEVTIGDTITDPADPRPLPRLDVDSPTLRMTLGVNTSPLSGRDGRYVTSRQIKARLEREVLGNVSIEVYPTEAGDTFEVRGRGELQLAVLVEQMRREGFELQVSRPEVILTTVDGQTMEPYERITVDIPPEFIGEVQAALAGRKAKLEQMSTDADGRVRLEFVLPVRGLIGYRGQLLTETRGTALLHQIAEGNGPWAGEVTHRTSGVLVSDRAGISNSFAIFALQERSEFFIGTGVEVYEGMIVGENSRPGDLDVNPTKEKKLTNMRTHAHDEALRLTPPRLMTLESAIEFIAADELVEITPSSIRLRKRILTQHGRRRAAGREYELGTS; from the coding sequence ATGACGACTGACGCCTCTCTCGCCACGCCCTCCGCCACCTCTGCGGCGACCTTGACGCGCCCCGACCTGCGAAATCTGGCCATCGTCGCGCACGTCGACCACGGCAAGACGACACTGGTCGACGCCCTGCTGCGCCAGACGGGGGCGTTCCGCGCCAACCAGGCCGTGGTGGATCGGGTCCTGGACTCCGGTGACCTGGAGCGCGAGAAGGGGATCACCATCCTCGCCAAGCAGACGACGATCGATCACGGCGGGATCCACCTGAACATCGTCGACACCCCCGGCCACGCCGACTTTGGCGGCGAGGTGGAGCGCAGCCTGCTGATGGTCGACGCGGTCCTCCTCCTCGTGGATGCCGCTGAAGGTCCGCTGCCCCAGACCCGCTACGTCCTCTCCAAGGCGATGGCCCGGCATCTGCCCGTCATCGTCTGCATCAACAAGATCGACCGCTCCGACGCGCGGCCGGCGGAGGTGCTCGACGCGATCTACGAGTTGTTCATGGACCTCGGCGCGACTGACGCCCAGATCGAGTTCGCGGTGGTTTACACCAACGCCAAGCTCGGCACCGCGACCCGCGACCTTGCCCAGTTAGGGACCGATCTGCTGCCGCTGCTCGACCTGCTGGTGGAGGTGACGCCGCCGCCGTCGTACGTCCCGGACGTGCCGCTTCAGCTGCTCGTCACCAACCTGGCCGCCAACGACTACGTGGGCCGCATGGCGGTCGGGCGCATCTGGAGCGGGACCGTCAAGCCGGGGCAGCGCGTCACCATCGTGCGCGAGGAGCCGGAGGCGGCCGATGGCTCGGTCGAGCCGGGGCGGACGGTGACGCTCAACGGCACCGTGACCAGCCTGACTACCGCACGCGGCATCGAGCGGGTCGACATCGAGGAGGCGGGGCCGGGCGACATCGTGGCCCTGGCCGGCATCCCGGAAGTGACGATCGGCGACACGATCACCGATCCCGCGGACCCCCGCCCGCTGCCGCGCCTCGACGTCGACTCGCCGACCCTGCGCATGACGCTCGGCGTCAACACCTCGCCCCTCTCCGGTCGGGACGGCCGCTACGTGACCAGCCGCCAGATCAAGGCGCGGCTCGAGCGCGAGGTGCTCGGCAACGTCTCGATCGAGGTCTACCCGACCGAGGCGGGCGACACGTTCGAGGTGCGCGGCCGCGGTGAGCTGCAGCTGGCCGTGCTGGTCGAGCAGATGCGGCGCGAGGGATTCGAGCTCCAGGTCAGCCGTCCCGAGGTGATCCTGACGACCGTGGACGGACAGACCATGGAGCCGTATGAGCGCATCACCGTCGACATCCCGCCCGAGTTCATCGGTGAGGTGCAGGCTGCCCTGGCCGGCCGCAAGGCAAAGCTGGAGCAGATGTCAACCGATGCCGACGGTCGCGTCCGCCTCGAGTTCGTGCTGCCGGTCCGCGGGCTGATCGGCTACCGCGGGCAGCTGCTGACCGAGACGCGCGGAACGGCGCTGCTGCACCAGATCGCCGAGGGGAATGGCCCGTGGGCGGGGGAGGTCACGCATCGGACCTCGGGGGTCCTGGTCAGCGACCGGGCGGGAATCTCGAACTCATTCGCGATCTTCGCGCTTCAGGAGCGCAGTGAGTTCTTCATCGGAACCGGGGTGGAGGTCTACGAGGGAATGATCGTCGGCGAGAACAGCCGCCCCGGCGACCTGGACGTCAACCCCACCAAGGAGAAGAAGCTCACCAACATGCGCACCCATGCGCACGACGAGGCGCTGCGCCTGACCCCGCCGCGCCTGATGACGCTTGAGTCGGCGATCGAGTTCATCGCGGCCGATGAGCTGGTGGAGATCACGCCCTCCTCGATCCGCCTCCGCAAGCGAATCCTGACCCAGCACGGCCGACGCCGAGCGGCGGGCCGTGAATACGAGCTGGGAACCAGCTAG
- a CDS encoding PKD domain-containing protein — protein sequence MPRRRYLSGVIALTVALALQLLPVGGAAAASPAMAATGDSITRAFNTCFFPFTDCTQNSWSTGTSSTVNSHARRLGITSNAFNDAVSGAKMADLGTQMGKVVGHAKVIDYVTVLMGANDVCTSSVAGMTSPSTFEQQLRDGLDVLALSANGKNAIVYVVSIPNVYRLWEILHTNSTAVSRWNSYDICQALLANATSLDPADEARRRTVRARNLELNAILADVCAEYAENLAEGVSPALDCRIDGYSGFRYDFVPTEVSTRDYFHPSTTGQKTIAQVSWDVGPFGSFSPSTAPVAHFTMSCSGLSCSFDANRSLDPDSGTLSYAWDFGDGNTASGVTTSHSYGAGSTYPVQLTVSDGALSDIDAGTFTLTGASTNSPPTASFSESCTDLTCAFTDASTDSDGSVVAWSWTFGDGDGSTTQNPTHTYATGNTYTVSLTVTDDEGASSTTSHSVTVAQASAITLSAVGYKLKGVQHADLSWRGATSTNVDVYRDGVLITTTPTPNDGAYTDLIGKKGGGSYAYKVCEAGTQTCSNEATVSF from the coding sequence ATGCCACGGCGCCGTTACCTGTCGGGGGTCATTGCCCTCACGGTCGCGCTCGCCCTGCAGCTCCTCCCCGTGGGCGGTGCAGCGGCGGCATCGCCGGCGATGGCGGCGACCGGCGACTCGATCACCCGCGCATTCAACACCTGCTTCTTCCCGTTCACCGACTGCACGCAGAACTCGTGGTCGACCGGAACGAGCAGTACTGTGAACAGCCACGCGCGGCGGCTCGGGATCACCAGCAACGCCTTCAACGACGCCGTGAGCGGCGCCAAGATGGCCGACCTTGGCACCCAGATGGGCAAGGTCGTCGGACACGCCAAGGTGATCGACTACGTCACTGTTTTGATGGGCGCCAATGACGTGTGCACCAGCAGCGTCGCGGGCATGACCTCGCCATCGACGTTCGAGCAGCAGCTGCGCGACGGACTGGACGTGCTCGCGTTGAGCGCGAACGGGAAGAACGCCATCGTCTATGTTGTCAGCATCCCGAACGTCTACCGTCTCTGGGAGATTCTCCATACCAACTCGACGGCGGTGTCGCGATGGAACAGTTACGACATCTGCCAGGCGTTGCTCGCCAACGCGACCTCTCTCGATCCAGCCGACGAGGCGCGCCGCAGGACCGTCCGTGCGCGTAACCTCGAGCTCAATGCGATCCTCGCAGACGTCTGTGCCGAGTACGCCGAGAACCTCGCGGAGGGCGTGAGCCCGGCGCTCGACTGCCGGATCGACGGCTACTCCGGCTTCCGCTACGACTTCGTGCCGACCGAGGTCTCGACGCGCGATTACTTCCACCCGTCGACCACGGGACAGAAGACGATCGCGCAGGTTTCGTGGGATGTCGGTCCCTTCGGCAGCTTCTCGCCCAGCACCGCCCCCGTCGCGCACTTCACGATGAGCTGCTCCGGCCTGAGCTGCTCGTTCGACGCCAACCGGTCCCTCGACCCGGACAGCGGCACCCTCAGCTATGCCTGGGATTTCGGAGACGGGAACACAGCGTCGGGCGTGACGACCAGCCACTCGTACGGCGCCGGCAGCACCTATCCCGTGCAGCTCACGGTGTCGGACGGGGCGCTGTCAGATATTGATGCGGGCACCTTTACTCTGACCGGCGCCTCCACCAACAGCCCGCCGACTGCGAGCTTCAGCGAATCCTGCACCGACCTGACCTGCGCCTTCACCGATGCCTCGACCGATAGCGATGGATCGGTCGTTGCCTGGAGCTGGACCTTCGGCGATGGCGACGGCTCGACGACGCAGAACCCGACGCACACCTACGCCACGGGCAACACCTACACGGTGAGTCTGACGGTGACCGATGATGAAGGCGCCAGCTCGACCACCTCGCACAGCGTGACCGTCGCTCAGGCGAGCGCGATCACCCTCTCGGCGGTCGGCTACAAGCTGAAGGGCGTCCAGCACGCGGACCTGAGCTGGAGAGGCGCGACCTCCACGAACGTCGACGTCTACCGCGACGGGGTGCTGATCACCACCACGCCCACGCCCAACGACGGCGCGTACACCGACCTGATCGGCAAGAAGGGCGGTGGCAGCTACGCGTACAAGGTCTGCGAGGCGGGAACGCAGACCTGCTCCAACGAGGCGACCGTCAGCTTCTGA
- a CDS encoding DUF885 domain-containing protein, translating into MTAELDRLADEFWDAVLAADPAQGTAIGDHRYGDRLSDISQAGRAALAQRFAEIQAGVAALPPESDPESELTRAALSQAVGDRLALLAADPHAHTVDAMSGPQSSFMSVPSYQPLRDVADGESMLARWWAMGPWVDQQIAQLRRGSADGRVPVAGSVQRVIAQLDELLQRPLEEWPLLAPLQAEHDGWSDGAWRAFQVGLAGAVRDGLRPAYARYRAYLADEVLAGARDEAHVGICHLPGGVETYASLARAHTTTDLSAQEIHDTGLTETARIDAEIAELGGRVLGTPDLASTLTALRGDPSVHFESAEEIVSVAEASLARAVEAIPAWFGRLPRAACEVVRMERHEEKHATIAYYREPPEDGSRPGRYYVNTYAPETRPRYEAEALAFHEAVPGHHLQVAIAQELEHLPSFRRHAETTAFVEGWGLYSERLADEMGLYSGDLDRIGMLSYDAWRASRLVVDTGMHALAWSRSAAIDFMTAHTALALNNIANEVDRYIGWPGQALAYKIGQLEIRALRTEAEAALGRGFDIRGFHDAVLGHGALPLATLRVAVAAELGLAG; encoded by the coding sequence ATGACGGCCGAGCTCGATCGGCTGGCGGACGAGTTCTGGGATGCGGTCCTGGCGGCCGATCCGGCGCAGGGGACGGCCATCGGGGATCATCGCTACGGCGATCGGCTGAGCGATATCTCGCAAGCGGGCCGCGCGGCGCTGGCGCAGCGCTTCGCAGAGATCCAGGCTGGCGTGGCTGCGCTGCCTCCCGAGTCCGATCCGGAATCGGAGCTGACCCGGGCCGCGCTGTCGCAGGCGGTCGGCGATCGGCTCGCCCTCCTGGCCGCCGATCCCCACGCGCACACCGTGGACGCCATGAGCGGGCCGCAGTCCTCCTTCATGAGCGTTCCCTCCTACCAGCCGTTGCGCGACGTGGCCGATGGCGAGTCGATGCTCGCCCGCTGGTGGGCGATGGGGCCGTGGGTCGATCAGCAGATCGCCCAGCTGCGCCGCGGATCGGCTGACGGCCGGGTCCCGGTGGCGGGATCCGTGCAGCGGGTGATCGCGCAGCTCGATGAGCTGCTGCAGCGACCGCTCGAGGAGTGGCCATTGCTGGCGCCCCTGCAGGCCGAGCACGACGGCTGGAGCGACGGGGCGTGGCGTGCCTTCCAGGTTGGCCTGGCCGGCGCAGTGCGCGACGGCCTGCGCCCCGCCTATGCCCGGTATCGCGCGTACCTCGCCGATGAGGTCCTCGCCGGCGCCCGCGACGAGGCGCACGTCGGGATCTGTCACCTGCCCGGCGGGGTGGAGACCTATGCCAGCCTGGCCCGCGCGCACACCACGACCGATCTCTCGGCCCAGGAGATCCACGATACCGGTCTGACCGAGACCGCGCGCATCGACGCGGAGATCGCTGAGCTCGGTGGCCGGGTGCTGGGGACTCCGGACCTGGCCAGCACGCTGACGGCCCTGCGCGGAGACCCATCGGTCCATTTCGAGTCGGCGGAGGAGATCGTGTCCGTCGCCGAGGCGTCGCTCGCCCGCGCGGTGGAGGCGATTCCCGCCTGGTTCGGGCGCCTGCCGCGTGCCGCCTGCGAGGTGGTGCGGATGGAGCGGCACGAGGAGAAGCACGCGACCATCGCCTACTACCGTGAGCCGCCGGAGGACGGCAGCCGGCCGGGGCGCTACTACGTCAACACCTACGCGCCCGAGACGCGGCCGCGCTACGAAGCCGAGGCGCTCGCCTTCCACGAGGCGGTGCCCGGCCACCACCTGCAGGTGGCGATCGCCCAGGAGCTCGAACATCTTCCTTCCTTTCGGCGTCACGCCGAGACGACCGCATTCGTCGAGGGCTGGGGCCTCTACTCGGAGCGGCTCGCCGACGAGATGGGCCTCTACAGCGGCGATCTCGACCGGATCGGCATGCTCTCCTACGACGCCTGGCGCGCCTCGCGGCTGGTGGTCGACACCGGCATGCACGCGTTGGCCTGGTCTCGGTCAGCCGCCATTGACTTCATGACCGCGCACACGGCGCTGGCCCTGAACAACATCGCCAACGAGGTGGACCGATACATCGGCTGGCCCGGTCAGGCCCTGGCCTACAAGATCGGCCAGCTGGAGATCCGTGCCCTGCGGACGGAGGCGGAGGCGGCGCTGGGCCGTGGGTTCGATATCCGTGGCTTCCACGACGCGGTCCTGGGCCATGGTGCGCTGCCGCTGGCCACCCTCCGCGTTGCCGTGGCGGCCGAGCTGGGGCTGGCTGGCTGA
- a CDS encoding DUF885 domain-containing protein, translating to MSSFSDLAAEFLDEYHAEHPVQASALGLAAYDDLLDDLSADAFERRRSSDDEWLVRFGEVDPAALTFDEAIDRDLLVASLTERAIYDEWEIWRRNPDAYMNPGLDGVFILFLHRLRPEAELVRSAIGRLRGIPAQLDAGRTNLRPELVPALLLKRAVNQARAGARYTRELVLTQVEPSNRPELAAAGAVAGDALEAYATFLEEMEPNATGDWAFGEDRYNGILQRAELFDFDARALRERARGQLEEISGDLRRGAQELAGHEDWHTVLLELNKDRPLTPEAMRVGYEEWTAKARAFLIERGLVSFPPGEECTVEPSPPFQRPVLAVASYQDPPPFSSSMHGHFFVPYPPDEASDAEIAKRLESNSYPSIPSTAVHEAYPGHHWHLVMAKLNPSAVRQVFGTSYFAEGWALYAERMMRENGFYDDLRHIMFQYEAALFRAARIVVDTSLHLGEMTHQEAVDFMLEHSSMTEPTAIAEVTRYCSWPTQASSYLTGCLEILRIRDRFLEARGASLTDVDALRDFHDAITGSGTMPIALAERAVMATA from the coding sequence TTGTCCTCATTCTCCGACCTCGCGGCCGAGTTCCTGGACGAATACCACGCCGAGCACCCGGTGCAGGCCAGCGCCCTGGGACTGGCGGCCTACGACGACCTGCTCGACGACCTGTCGGCCGATGCCTTCGAGCGCCGCCGAAGCTCGGATGACGAATGGCTCGTTCGCTTCGGGGAGGTCGATCCGGCGGCCCTGACCTTCGACGAGGCGATCGACCGCGACCTCCTGGTCGCCAGCCTCACCGAGCGGGCGATCTACGACGAGTGGGAGATCTGGCGGCGCAACCCGGATGCCTACATGAACCCCGGGCTGGATGGCGTATTCATCCTGTTCCTGCATCGGCTCCGACCGGAGGCCGAGCTGGTGCGCAGCGCCATCGGTCGCCTGCGCGGGATCCCCGCTCAGCTGGACGCCGGACGCACCAACCTGCGACCGGAGCTGGTCCCCGCCCTGCTCCTGAAGCGGGCCGTCAACCAGGCTCGCGCCGGCGCCCGCTACACCCGCGAGCTGGTCCTCACCCAGGTGGAGCCCAGCAACCGCCCCGAGCTGGCGGCTGCCGGCGCGGTGGCGGGCGACGCCCTCGAGGCGTACGCGACCTTCCTGGAGGAGATGGAGCCGAACGCGACCGGTGACTGGGCCTTCGGCGAAGATCGCTACAACGGCATCCTGCAGCGGGCGGAGCTCTTCGACTTCGACGCGCGTGCCCTGCGCGAGCGAGCGCGCGGGCAGCTCGAGGAGATCAGCGGCGATCTTCGACGCGGCGCGCAGGAGCTCGCCGGTCATGAGGATTGGCACACCGTCCTGCTCGAGCTGAACAAGGATCGGCCGCTCACCCCCGAGGCGATGCGGGTCGGCTACGAGGAGTGGACCGCGAAGGCCCGCGCCTTCCTGATCGAGCGCGGCCTGGTCAGCTTCCCGCCGGGCGAGGAATGCACCGTCGAGCCGTCACCGCCCTTCCAGCGCCCCGTCCTGGCGGTCGCCTCCTACCAGGATCCGCCCCCCTTCTCCTCGTCCATGCACGGCCATTTCTTCGTCCCGTACCCGCCCGACGAGGCGAGCGACGCGGAGATTGCCAAGCGCCTGGAGTCGAACTCGTACCCCAGCATCCCGTCCACCGCGGTGCACGAGGCGTATCCCGGGCACCATTGGCACCTCGTCATGGCCAAGCTCAACCCATCGGCCGTGCGGCAGGTCTTCGGGACGAGCTATTTCGCGGAGGGCTGGGCCCTGTACGCGGAGCGGATGATGCGCGAGAACGGCTTCTACGACGACCTGCGCCACATCATGTTCCAGTACGAGGCGGCCCTCTTCCGGGCGGCGCGGATCGTGGTCGATACCAGCCTGCACCTGGGCGAGATGACCCACCAGGAGGCGGTGGACTTCATGCTCGAGCACTCCTCGATGACCGAGCCGACCGCCATCGCCGAGGTCACGCGCTACTGCAGCTGGCCGACGCAGGCCAGCTCGTACCTGACCGGCTGCCTGGAGATCCTGCGCATCCGGGACCGATTCCTCGAAGCACGCGGCGCCTCCCTGACCGATGTCGACGCCCTGCGCGACTTCCATGACGCGATCACCGGCTCCGGCACGATGCCGATCGCCCTCGCGGAACGGGCGGTGATGGCCACCGCATGA
- a CDS encoding serine/threonine-protein kinase yields the protein MTDPSEPTLILGRYLLEERLARGGSAEVWRARDEKLNRPVAVKLLHPHLVADERARLRLAAEGRLVASLRHPRIVQTYDVVTEGDTPALVMELIEGESLSARLERDGALPPRVAAGIGTDVADALAEAHRRGIIHRDVKPSNILIDREGHANLADFGIAHSLESGAERLTQTGMVVGTPAYIAPEQLAGGEVGPRTDLFGLGSILFEMLTGRPPFQAMAPLPLAEAHAAGPPEMPDVDSALADITRACLANAPSDRPPDADLVAATLRGVSTMNPTERDADTRAIPVVAAVPPAATPEENFVRRWRRRVPIAVGATGLFVAVLLAVVMLGPGEQATGAPPSPASSTDAPAWMTQLMADYADACGATLDPAEIDGLAQPEAEKQVSDLVEACAAAAEASGGGNGGGGSGSGKGKGGGKGR from the coding sequence ATGACCGATCCGAGCGAACCGACCCTCATCCTTGGCCGCTACCTGCTCGAGGAGCGACTGGCGCGCGGTGGCAGCGCGGAGGTCTGGCGCGCCCGCGACGAGAAGCTCAATCGTCCCGTCGCGGTGAAGCTGTTGCACCCTCACCTCGTGGCGGACGAGCGGGCGCGTCTGCGACTTGCCGCGGAAGGGAGGCTGGTTGCCTCGCTGAGGCATCCGCGCATCGTGCAGACCTACGACGTCGTGACCGAGGGAGACACGCCGGCGCTGGTCATGGAGCTGATCGAGGGCGAGTCGCTCAGCGCTCGGCTGGAGCGTGATGGCGCGCTCCCGCCCCGCGTGGCAGCGGGCATCGGCACAGATGTCGCCGACGCCCTGGCCGAAGCCCACCGGCGGGGGATCATCCATCGCGACGTCAAGCCGTCAAACATCCTGATCGACCGTGAGGGGCATGCCAACTTGGCCGACTTCGGGATTGCGCATTCGCTGGAGTCCGGAGCCGAGCGGCTGACCCAGACGGGGATGGTCGTCGGGACCCCCGCCTACATCGCTCCGGAGCAGCTCGCGGGAGGGGAGGTCGGTCCGCGCACCGATCTCTTCGGGCTGGGCTCCATCCTGTTCGAGATGCTCACCGGCCGACCGCCGTTTCAGGCGATGGCGCCGCTCCCTCTGGCAGAGGCCCACGCCGCCGGTCCGCCCGAGATGCCCGACGTCGATTCCGCGCTTGCCGACATCACTCGCGCTTGCCTGGCAAACGCTCCATCAGATCGGCCGCCGGACGCCGACCTGGTTGCAGCGACCCTGCGTGGCGTCTCCACCATGAACCCCACCGAGCGTGACGCCGACACTCGGGCAATCCCGGTCGTCGCCGCGGTCCCCCCAGCGGCGACCCCCGAGGAGAATTTCGTCCGGCGGTGGCGTCGAAGGGTGCCCATTGCGGTTGGCGCCACCGGCCTGTTCGTCGCGGTTCTGCTGGCCGTGGTGATGCTGGGACCCGGAGAGCAGGCCACCGGCGCCCCGCCGTCACCCGCCAGTTCGACGGACGCACCGGCCTGGATGACGCAGCTGATGGCCGACTATGCCGATGCCTGCGGTGCAACGCTCGATCCCGCCGAGATCGACGGCCTGGCTCAGCCCGAGGCCGAGAAGCAGGTCTCCGACCTGGTTGAAGCATGCGCCGCGGCGGCGGAGGCCAGCGGCGGCGGTAACGGCGGCGGCGGGAGTGGCAGCGGAAAGGGCAAGGGCGGCGGAAAGGGCCGCTAG
- the cofE gene encoding coenzyme F420-0:L-glutamate ligase, which yields MISLIAVDGIPEIKPGDDLAGFIAAALVAADIGLKGEDILVVTQKVVSKAEGRVVELSTVTPRAEAREWAAQWGKDARQVELVLQESAEVLRMAPGGLIISRTRHGLVCANAGVDLSNVGGGEVATLLPEDPDGSARALRDRLGELAGARPAVVISDSFGRPWRNGIVNVAIGSAGLEPLLDLRGTPDAQDRVMHSTVIAVADELASAADLAGGKVAQRPVVVVRGYEYQAGEGGASALVMDRELDLFP from the coding sequence GTGATCTCGCTCATCGCCGTCGACGGCATCCCGGAGATCAAGCCGGGCGACGACCTGGCGGGATTCATCGCGGCGGCGCTGGTCGCCGCCGACATCGGGCTCAAGGGTGAGGACATCCTGGTCGTGACCCAGAAGGTCGTCAGCAAGGCCGAGGGGCGAGTGGTCGAGCTGTCCACGGTCACCCCGCGCGCGGAGGCGCGCGAATGGGCGGCGCAGTGGGGGAAGGACGCGCGGCAGGTCGAGCTGGTCCTGCAGGAGAGCGCCGAGGTGCTGCGCATGGCCCCTGGCGGGCTGATCATCTCGCGGACGCGGCATGGCCTCGTGTGCGCCAACGCGGGGGTCGACCTCTCAAACGTGGGTGGTGGGGAAGTCGCGACGCTGCTGCCCGAGGACCCCGACGGTTCGGCGCGGGCGCTTCGCGATCGGTTGGGCGAGCTGGCTGGCGCGCGCCCGGCAGTCGTCATCAGCGACTCGTTCGGACGGCCGTGGCGCAACGGGATCGTCAACGTGGCGATCGGGTCCGCCGGGCTGGAGCCATTGCTCGACCTGCGCGGGACGCCGGATGCCCAGGATCGGGTCATGCACTCGACGGTCATTGCGGTGGCGGACGAGCTTGCATCGGCGGCGGACCTTGCCGGCGGGAAGGTGGCCCAGCGACCGGTGGTGGTTGTGCGTGGATACGAGTACCAGGCCGGAGAGGGGGGAGCCTCCGCCCTGGTCATGGATCGCGAACTGGACCTCTTCCCCTAG
- the cofC gene encoding 2-phospho-L-lactate guanylyltransferase yields MSVRIIVPHRGLAAAKTRLAPVLDDGEREALARRLLEQVLRVAHEACGDVVVITPSESLEALVNAAGARLVVQRGMGLNAGLGQARGEAIGEGVRTLVILHGDLPNLGTDDVAALLDALPEAGGVAIAPDRAGTGTNALALRPPDAIALRFGVGSFAAHLAEAEAAGVPLSEVHRPGLAFDLDTPADLARWIELGDAA; encoded by the coding sequence GTGAGCGTCCGGATCATCGTGCCGCACCGTGGCCTGGCCGCTGCCAAGACCCGCCTGGCGCCGGTGCTCGACGACGGTGAGCGGGAAGCGCTCGCTCGACGCCTGCTGGAGCAGGTGCTCCGCGTGGCACACGAAGCCTGCGGTGACGTAGTGGTCATCACCCCCTCCGAATCGCTCGAAGCGTTGGTCAACGCCGCGGGCGCCAGGCTCGTCGTACAGCGCGGCATGGGACTCAACGCAGGCCTGGGGCAGGCCCGCGGGGAGGCGATCGGCGAGGGGGTCAGGACCCTGGTGATCCTGCATGGCGACCTTCCCAACCTGGGAACCGATGACGTCGCTGCCCTGCTCGATGCGCTGCCGGAGGCCGGGGGCGTGGCGATCGCACCGGATCGGGCCGGGACCGGCACCAACGCGCTGGCCCTCCGACCGCCGGACGCGATCGCGTTGCGCTTCGGCGTGGGGTCCTTTGCCGCGCATCTAGCCGAGGCGGAAGCGGCAGGCGTCCCGCTCTCGGAGGTGCATCGGCCCGGACTGGCCTTCGACCTGGACACCCCCGCCGACCTGGCGCGCTGGATCGAGCTGGGCGACGCGGCGTGA
- the cofD gene encoding 2-phospho-L-lactate transferase, whose amino-acid sequence MKVTLLAGGTGGAKLAHGFQMVLPPGDLTVIVNVGDDAEQHGLLVCPDLDTIMYTLAGIPDREQGWGVAGDTFTAMEQLARYGAETWFRIGDADLATHVRRAHLMRDGASLTDATAAIAGSLGVSSHLVPATDDRLRTRLLTDAGELDFQAYFVQRGQRDEVRAVRFDGTDAARPSPPALVALANAELVVIGPSNPIVSIGPILAIPGMRDALLASPAPRIGVSGIVAGRALRGPADRMLTSLGHESSALGVARLYEGLIGRFVIDELDEVLAPQIEALGMGVRALPTVMRSDDDRASLARALLELGEGMLPG is encoded by the coding sequence ATGAAAGTCACGCTCCTCGCCGGCGGGACCGGCGGCGCCAAGCTCGCCCACGGGTTCCAGATGGTGCTCCCGCCCGGGGACCTGACGGTGATCGTCAATGTGGGAGACGACGCCGAGCAGCACGGCCTGCTCGTCTGCCCCGACCTCGACACCATCATGTATACCCTCGCCGGCATCCCCGACCGCGAGCAGGGGTGGGGCGTGGCCGGGGACACGTTCACGGCCATGGAGCAGCTGGCGCGGTACGGCGCCGAGACGTGGTTCCGGATCGGGGACGCCGACCTGGCGACCCACGTGCGCCGCGCCCACCTGATGCGCGACGGAGCCTCCCTGACCGATGCAACCGCGGCCATCGCCGGCTCCCTGGGCGTGTCGAGCCACCTGGTCCCGGCCACCGACGATCGGCTCCGAACCCGCCTGTTGACCGATGCCGGTGAGCTCGACTTCCAGGCCTACTTCGTGCAGCGCGGCCAGCGCGATGAGGTGCGCGCCGTGCGCTTCGATGGGACCGATGCCGCCCGACCCAGCCCCCCCGCGCTGGTGGCGCTGGCCAACGCCGAGCTGGTCGTGATCGGTCCGTCCAACCCGATCGTCAGCATCGGCCCGATCCTGGCCATCCCCGGCATGCGGGATGCGCTCCTCGCCTCGCCGGCGCCGCGGATCGGCGTCAGCGGGATCGTGGCTGGCAGAGCGCTGCGCGGACCGGCGGACCGCATGCTGACCTCGCTCGGACACGAGTCGAGCGCACTGGGCGTGGCGCGCCTGTACGAAGGGCTCATCGGCAGATTCGTGATCGACGAGCTGGACGAGGTGCTGGCGCCGCAGATCGAGGCGCTCGGCATGGGCGTCAGGGCCCTGCCGACGGTGATGCGCAGCGACGACGACCGGGCCAGCCTGGCGCGAGCCCTGCTGGAGCTGGGCGAGGGTATGCTCCCCGGGTGA